The following coding sequences lie in one Salmo salar chromosome ssa13, Ssal_v3.1, whole genome shotgun sequence genomic window:
- the LOC106566972 gene encoding keratin, type I cytoskeletal 18 isoform X1, translating into MSVKRSSVRGPGSGYSHSITRSSAAPAYRAASTYGGAGGQGTRISSVSYSGVRSGMGGMGMGGSGGSMSSSIQVSASGDTANIMGNEKFAMQNLNDRLASYLEMVRNLEQANGKLELKIREAMEKRGPGVNDYSRYNAILDDLRKKVFDATKDNARLCLQIDNARLAADDFRVKFESELSIRQSVEADIVGLRKVIDDTNMGRMNLESEIESLKEELIFLKKNHDNEVMEMRNMISQSGVQVDVDAPKGQDLAAIMAEVRAKYEKEALKNQEELKAWHETRITEVQSVVSQNTEALQGAHTEINDLRRQLQTLEIELDSQKSLKGSLEGTLRDTEMRYNMEMESLNNILVGLESELTNLRSNIQQQTQEYEHLLNIKMKLEAEITTYRRLLDGGDFKLQDALEDQRTVKTKVMTVTQTLVDGKVVSSSTETKERKL; encoded by the exons ATGAGTGTCAAACGAAGCAGCGTCAGGGGACCTGGTAGTGGGTACAGCCACTCCATCACTCGCAGCTCTGCTGCTCCCGCCTACCGGGCCGCCAGCACCTATGGTGGGGCTGGGGGTCAGGGGACCCGCATCTCTTCTGTGTCCTACTCAGGTGTGCGCAGCGGGATGGGAGGGATGGGGATGGGAGGATCCGGGGGCTCCATGTCCAGCAGCATCCAGGTGAGCGCCAGCGGGGACACCGCCAACATCATGGGCAATGAGAAGTTTGCCATGCAGAACCTCAACGACCGTCTGGCCTCTTACCTGGAGATGGTGAGGAACCTGGAGCAGGCCAATGGCAAACTGGAGCTGAAGATCAGGGAGGCCATGGAGAAGAGAGGCCCAGGCGTCAACGACTACAGCCGCTACAACGCCATCTTGGATGACCTGAGGAAGAAG GTGTTTGATGCCACAAAAGACAACGCCCGTCTGTGTCTTCAGATCGACAATGCACGCTTGGCTGCTGATGACTTCAGGGTGAA GTTCGAGTCCGAGCTGTCCATCCGGCAGTCTGTTGAAGCTGACATTGTTGGCCTGAGGAAGGTCATTGATGACACCAACATGGGCCGCATGAACCTGGAGAGCGAGATTGAGTCTCTAAAGGAGGAGCTCATCTTCCTGAAGAAGAACCACGACAAC GAGGTGATGGAGATGCGTAACATGAtctcccagtctggagtgcaggTGGATGTGGATGCTCCTAAGGGACAGGACCTGGCCGCTATCATGGCTGAGGTCCGAGCCAAGTATGAGAAGGAGGCCCTGAAGAACCAGGAGGAGCTCAAAGCATGGCACGAAACACGG ATCACAGAGGTGCAGTCTGTGGTGTCACAGAACACAGAGGCCCTGCAGGGCGCCCACACGGAGATCAACGACCTCCGCAGACAGCTACAGACACTGGAGATTGAGCTGGACTCACAGAAGAGCTTG aaAGGTTCTCTGGAGGGAACCCTGCGTGACACAGAGATGCGCTACAACATGGAGATGGAATCCTTGAACAACATCCTCGTGGGTCTGGAGTCTGAGCTGACCAACCTCCGCTCCAACATCCAGCAGCAGACGCAGGAGTACGAGCACCTGCTCAACATCAAGATGAAGCTGGAGGCGGAGATCACCACATACAGAAGACTGCTGGACGGAGGAGACTTCAA gcTCCAGGATGCTCTGGAGGACCAGCGGACAGTGAAGACCAAGGTGATGACCGTCACACAGACTCTGGTGGACGGGAAAGTTGTCTCCTCCAGCACAGAGACCAAGGAGAGGAAACTGTGA
- the LOC106566972 gene encoding keratin, type I cytoskeletal 18 isoform X2: MSVKRSSVRGPGSGYSHSITRSSAAPAYRAASTYGGAGGQGTRISSVSYSGVRSGMGGMGMGGSGGSMSSSIQVSASGDTANIMGNEKFAMQNLNDRLASYLEMVRNLEQANGKLELKIREAMEKRGPGVNDYSRYNAILDDLRKKVFDATKDNARLCLQIDNARLAADDFRVKFESELSIRQSVEADIVGLRKVIDDTNMGRMNLESEIESLKEELIFLKKNHDNEVMEMRNMISQSGVQVDVDAPKGQDLAAIMAEVRAKYEKEALKNQEELKAWHETRITEVQSVVSQNTEALQGAHTEINDLRRQLQTLEIELDSQKSLKGSLEGTLRDTEMRYNMEMESLNNILVGLESELTNLRSNIQQQTQEYEHLLNIKMKLEAEITTYRRLLDGGDFK; this comes from the exons ATGAGTGTCAAACGAAGCAGCGTCAGGGGACCTGGTAGTGGGTACAGCCACTCCATCACTCGCAGCTCTGCTGCTCCCGCCTACCGGGCCGCCAGCACCTATGGTGGGGCTGGGGGTCAGGGGACCCGCATCTCTTCTGTGTCCTACTCAGGTGTGCGCAGCGGGATGGGAGGGATGGGGATGGGAGGATCCGGGGGCTCCATGTCCAGCAGCATCCAGGTGAGCGCCAGCGGGGACACCGCCAACATCATGGGCAATGAGAAGTTTGCCATGCAGAACCTCAACGACCGTCTGGCCTCTTACCTGGAGATGGTGAGGAACCTGGAGCAGGCCAATGGCAAACTGGAGCTGAAGATCAGGGAGGCCATGGAGAAGAGAGGCCCAGGCGTCAACGACTACAGCCGCTACAACGCCATCTTGGATGACCTGAGGAAGAAG GTGTTTGATGCCACAAAAGACAACGCCCGTCTGTGTCTTCAGATCGACAATGCACGCTTGGCTGCTGATGACTTCAGGGTGAA GTTCGAGTCCGAGCTGTCCATCCGGCAGTCTGTTGAAGCTGACATTGTTGGCCTGAGGAAGGTCATTGATGACACCAACATGGGCCGCATGAACCTGGAGAGCGAGATTGAGTCTCTAAAGGAGGAGCTCATCTTCCTGAAGAAGAACCACGACAAC GAGGTGATGGAGATGCGTAACATGAtctcccagtctggagtgcaggTGGATGTGGATGCTCCTAAGGGACAGGACCTGGCCGCTATCATGGCTGAGGTCCGAGCCAAGTATGAGAAGGAGGCCCTGAAGAACCAGGAGGAGCTCAAAGCATGGCACGAAACACGG ATCACAGAGGTGCAGTCTGTGGTGTCACAGAACACAGAGGCCCTGCAGGGCGCCCACACGGAGATCAACGACCTCCGCAGACAGCTACAGACACTGGAGATTGAGCTGGACTCACAGAAGAGCTTG aaAGGTTCTCTGGAGGGAACCCTGCGTGACACAGAGATGCGCTACAACATGGAGATGGAATCCTTGAACAACATCCTCGTGGGTCTGGAGTCTGAGCTGACCAACCTCCGCTCCAACATCCAGCAGCAGACGCAGGAGTACGAGCACCTGCTCAACATCAAGATGAAGCTGGAGGCGGAGATCACCACATACAGAAGACTGCTGGACGGAGGAGACTTCAAGTGA
- the LOC106566970 gene encoding eukaryotic translation initiation factor 4B isoform X2, whose protein sequence is MQPCSWTRCETCTRKLACPRLQDPGQAVDLQHGGVRKRIWSLTTGMTMRLHRYCLFGTTIVAYCADTAKKKGNKKVKTLSLTDFLADDKGGNAPTSYAPTKPTSSWADETDDLETEVSTSWHTEEDMYRAPAIDRSILPTAPRSAREPNVDRSRIPRGPPYTAFLGNLPYDVTEDSIKDFFRGVGISAVRLPREPSNPERLKGFGYAEFDDVESLLRALSLNEENLGNRRIRVDIADQSNDKGRDNHSMGGRDRDRGGDFGPDKTDCDDWRAPRPSGGESDDGPPRRDDAFGDRSRDRYESDRPRGDDRYGGGQDRFRDRYDDRDRRDDRGGGFGGGGGGRRAFGTGYRRDEGGQDSYRQDSYRPDSYRRDDYRVSGDRYGDRGSDRYERREESRDDRVAVERPKLILKPRSVPKEVEQSNTPFAPSGRAASIFGGAKPVDTAAKEREVEERLKREQEKLQRQLEDRIPDRKPRERHPSWRSEDQPAERSRTGSESSQPGSQSGRASKRRESERSVDSGREEEPSPVTLPPPRQDGQPLKVVLAPPPKENAWAKRTTPVGGSSEGSAGLPVAPSSDTAPQLTRIFSWRTDGMDIASFFLWCYPFQRYGRYGESCGIGGESGGE, encoded by the exons ATGCAGCCCTGTAGCTGGACACGTTGCGAAACATGCACGCGGAAACTTGCGTGCCCACGTCTCCAGGATCCAGGGCAGGCTGTCGATCTCCAACATGGCGGCGTTAG GAAGAGGATCTGGTCATTGACCACAGGAATGACCATGCGTCTTCATAGATATTGTTTGTTTGGGACTACGATAGTTGCATACTGTGCCGACA CAGCTAAGAAGAAGGGGAATAAGAAGGTGAAGACCCTATCTCTGACTGActtccttgctgatgacaagggGGGCAATGCTCCCACAAGTTACGCTCCCACCAAGCCCACTAGCAGCTGGGCAGACGAGACAGATGACCTGGAAACAGAGG TGTCCACCTCCTGGCATACAGAGGAGGATATGTACAGGGCCCCGGCCATCGACCGCTCCATCCTGCCCACAGCACCCCGTTCAGCCCGGGAGCCAAACGTTGACCGCTCCCGTATCCCCCGTGGTCCCCCTTACACCGCCTTCCTGGGCAACTTGCCCTATGACGTCACTGAGGACTCAATTAAGGACTTCTTCAGGGGTGTGGGG atcaGTGCAGTGCGTCTTCCTAGAGAGCCCAGTAACCCAGAGAGGCTGAAGGGTTTTGGCTATGCTGAGTTTGATGATGTGGAATCCCTCCTGAGGGCCTTGAGTCTAAACGAAGAG AACTTGGGAAATAGAAGAATCCGTGTGGACATTGCAGACCAGTCTAATGACAAAG ggagggATAATCACTCCATGGGTGGCCGGGACAGGGACCGAGGGGGAGACTTTGGCCCAGACAAGACAGACTGTGATGACTGGAGGGCTCCTCGGCccagtggaggagagagtgaCGACGGGCCGCCTCGGAGAGATGACGCCTTTGGAGACC GGTCACGGGACCGCTACGAGTCAGACAGGCCCAGAGGAGATGATCGCTACGGAGGGGGCCAGGACAGGTTCAGGGATCGCTATGATGACCGGGATCGCAGAGATGACAGAGGAG GTGGTtttggtggcggtggtggtggccgCAGGGCATTTGGCACTGGTTACAGGCGCGATGAGGGAGGACAGGATAGCTACCGGCAGGATAGCTACCGGCCGGATAGCTACCGACGGGATGACTACCGGGTTAGTGGGGATCGGTATGGTGACCGTGGTAGCGATCGATATGAGAGACGGGAGGAAAGCCGGGATGACAGAG TTGCTGTCGAGAGGCCCAAATTGATCCTGAAGCCCCGTAGCGTACCCAAAGAGGTGGAGCAGAGCAACACCCCGTTTGCCCCCTCAGGCAGGGCTGCCTCCATCTTCGGCGGGGCCAAGCCAGTGGACACGGCCGCCAAGGAGAGAGAGGTCGAGGAGAGGCTGAAGAGGGAACAGGAGAAACTGCAGcgacagctagaggacaggatCCCAGACCGCAAGCCCAGAGAGAG GCACCCCAGCTGGCGCAGTGAGGACCAACCTGCAGAACGCTCTCGAACTGGCAGCGAGTCTTCCCAACCAGGCAGCCAGTCTGGCAGAG CCTCCAAGCGCAGGGAGAGCGAGCGCTCGGTGGACAGTGGTCGTGAAGAGGAGCCCTCCCCTGTGACCCTGCCCCCTCCCAGACAGGACGGGCAGCCCCTGAAGGTGGTGCTTGCCCCGCCCCCCAAGGAGAACGCCTGGGCCAAGAGGACCACGCCTGTTGGGGGCTCCAGTGAGGGCTCGGCtgggctacctgtcgcccccagTAGTGACACAGCCCCACAGCTCACCAG
- the LOC106566970 gene encoding eukaryotic translation initiation factor 4B isoform X5, translating to MQPCSWTRCETCTRKLACPRLQDPGQAVDLQHGGVRKRIWSLTTGMTMRLHRYCLFGTTIVAYCADTAKKKGNKKVKTLSLTDFLADDKGGNAPTSYAPTKPTSSWADETDDLETEVSTSWHTEEDMYRAPAIDRSILPTAPRSAREPNVDRSRIPRGPPYTAFLGNLPYDVTEDSIKDFFRGVGISAVRLPREPSNPERLKGFGYAEFDDVESLLRALSLNEENLGNRRIRVDIADQSNDKGRDNHSMGGRDRDRGGDFGPDKTDCDDWRAPRPSGGESDDGPPRRDDAFGDRSRDRYESDRPRGDDRYGGGQDRFRDRYDDRDRRDDRGGGFGGGGGGRRAFGTGYRRDEGGQDSYRQDSYRPDSYRRDDYRVSGDRYGDRGSDRYERREESRDDRVAVERPKLILKPRSVPKEVEQSNTPFAPSGRAASIFGGAKPVDTAAKEREVEERLKREQEKLQRQLEDRIPDRKPRERHPSWRSEDQPAERSRTGSESSQPGSQSGRASKRRESERSVDSGREEEPSPVTLPPPRQDGQPLKVVLAPPPKENAWAKRTTPVGGSSEGSAGLPVAPSSDTAPQLTSSSSLADDEANKKEVELSE from the exons ATGCAGCCCTGTAGCTGGACACGTTGCGAAACATGCACGCGGAAACTTGCGTGCCCACGTCTCCAGGATCCAGGGCAGGCTGTCGATCTCCAACATGGCGGCGTTAG GAAGAGGATCTGGTCATTGACCACAGGAATGACCATGCGTCTTCATAGATATTGTTTGTTTGGGACTACGATAGTTGCATACTGTGCCGACA CAGCTAAGAAGAAGGGGAATAAGAAGGTGAAGACCCTATCTCTGACTGActtccttgctgatgacaagggGGGCAATGCTCCCACAAGTTACGCTCCCACCAAGCCCACTAGCAGCTGGGCAGACGAGACAGATGACCTGGAAACAGAGG TGTCCACCTCCTGGCATACAGAGGAGGATATGTACAGGGCCCCGGCCATCGACCGCTCCATCCTGCCCACAGCACCCCGTTCAGCCCGGGAGCCAAACGTTGACCGCTCCCGTATCCCCCGTGGTCCCCCTTACACCGCCTTCCTGGGCAACTTGCCCTATGACGTCACTGAGGACTCAATTAAGGACTTCTTCAGGGGTGTGGGG atcaGTGCAGTGCGTCTTCCTAGAGAGCCCAGTAACCCAGAGAGGCTGAAGGGTTTTGGCTATGCTGAGTTTGATGATGTGGAATCCCTCCTGAGGGCCTTGAGTCTAAACGAAGAG AACTTGGGAAATAGAAGAATCCGTGTGGACATTGCAGACCAGTCTAATGACAAAG ggagggATAATCACTCCATGGGTGGCCGGGACAGGGACCGAGGGGGAGACTTTGGCCCAGACAAGACAGACTGTGATGACTGGAGGGCTCCTCGGCccagtggaggagagagtgaCGACGGGCCGCCTCGGAGAGATGACGCCTTTGGAGACC GGTCACGGGACCGCTACGAGTCAGACAGGCCCAGAGGAGATGATCGCTACGGAGGGGGCCAGGACAGGTTCAGGGATCGCTATGATGACCGGGATCGCAGAGATGACAGAGGAG GTGGTtttggtggcggtggtggtggccgCAGGGCATTTGGCACTGGTTACAGGCGCGATGAGGGAGGACAGGATAGCTACCGGCAGGATAGCTACCGGCCGGATAGCTACCGACGGGATGACTACCGGGTTAGTGGGGATCGGTATGGTGACCGTGGTAGCGATCGATATGAGAGACGGGAGGAAAGCCGGGATGACAGAG TTGCTGTCGAGAGGCCCAAATTGATCCTGAAGCCCCGTAGCGTACCCAAAGAGGTGGAGCAGAGCAACACCCCGTTTGCCCCCTCAGGCAGGGCTGCCTCCATCTTCGGCGGGGCCAAGCCAGTGGACACGGCCGCCAAGGAGAGAGAGGTCGAGGAGAGGCTGAAGAGGGAACAGGAGAAACTGCAGcgacagctagaggacaggatCCCAGACCGCAAGCCCAGAGAGAG GCACCCCAGCTGGCGCAGTGAGGACCAACCTGCAGAACGCTCTCGAACTGGCAGCGAGTCTTCCCAACCAGGCAGCCAGTCTGGCAGAG CCTCCAAGCGCAGGGAGAGCGAGCGCTCGGTGGACAGTGGTCGTGAAGAGGAGCCCTCCCCTGTGACCCTGCCCCCTCCCAGACAGGACGGGCAGCCCCTGAAGGTGGTGCTTGCCCCGCCCCCCAAGGAGAACGCCTGGGCCAAGAGGACCACGCCTGTTGGGGGCTCCAGTGAGGGCTCGGCtgggctacctgtcgcccccagTAGTGACACAGCCCCACAGCTCACCAG